The following coding sequences are from one Saccharomyces eubayanus strain FM1318 chromosome VII, whole genome shotgun sequence window:
- the PDR18 gene encoding ATP-binding cassette multidrug transporter PDR18 — MARYTTRDDSMKLESPDSPTFDASATIGTFVKEASEQGIHLRKAGVTMENISAEGLDSTFLEGKTFGDILCLPWTIIKGIRESRKHHKMRTILTNVSLLAKPGEMVLVLGRPGAGCSSLLKCAAGETSQFAGGVTGDISYDGIPQEEMMKCYKSDVIYNGELDVHFPYLTVKQTLDFAIACKMPSKRVNDVTKAEYIATNRDFYATMFGLTHTYDTRVGNDFVSGVSGGERKRVSIAEALAARGSIYCWDNATRGLDASTALEYAQAIRVSTDLLRSTALITLYQASENIYETFDKVTVLYAGRQVFYGKVFEAKNYFETMGYLCPPRQSTAEYLTALTDPNGLHNIRPGYEDQIPRTADEFEKYWLASSECVSLQREIQEYKQEVDTEKTKAIYNVSMEQEKSRGARKSSYYTISYWEQVKLCTVRGFQRIYGNKSYTVINTCAAIAQSFITGSLFYQSSPSTLGAFSRSGVLFFSLLYYSLMGLASISFDHRLILKKHKVYSLYHPSAEALASTISTFPFRMIGLTFFIIILYFLAGLHTSAGSFFMIYLFLSMCSEAITGLFQMISSLCDSLAQANSIAGILMLSIAMYSTYMIQLPSMHPWFKWISYVLPIRYAFESMLNAEFHGRRMDCGGTLIPSGPGFENVSPNNQVCAFVGSRPGQTWVLGDDYLKDQYEYEYKNTWRNFGIMWCFLIGYIILKALFTEFKNPVKGGGDALVFKKGTNIGVHELSRGGEKDEENLNLSLTAQDLKDMVSSSGANKHTHAEFDGLAATGVFIWKDVCLTIKYNNGERMLLDNVSGYCVPGTLTALIGESGAGKTTLLNTLAQRNVGIITGDILVNGLPINASFERRTGYVQQQDLHIAELTVKESLQFSARMRRSQSVTDTEKMEYVEKIMDILEMQGFSEALVGETGYGLNVEQRKKLSIGVELVGKPDLLLFLDEPTSGLDSQSAWAIVKMLKRLALAGQSILCTIHQPSATLFEQFDRLLLLRKGGQTVYFGDIGKNSNVVLEYFERNGARKCQKSENPAEYILEAIGAGATASVQENWHDIWKTSPEIAKVDEKVSTMIKDLSSTSQDIDKNPSKYATSYTYQFKRVLARSSLTFWRNLNYIMAKMMLLMVSGLFIGFTFFHVGNSYIGLQNTMFACFMAIVISAPATNQIQDRATAAKELYEVRESKSNMFHWSLLLITQYLNELPYHLLFSTIFFVSFYFPLGIFFEVSRSGIVYLNYAIIFQLYYVGLALMILYASPNLQSANVIVGFLLSFLLSFCGVVQPAFLMPGFWTFMWKLSPYTYFLQNFVGLMMHEKPVKCSEKELSVFNPPTGQTCGEFTKPFFKFGTGYIANPDATSDCAYCVYKVGDEYLTHLETTYNHLWRNFGFIWAYIIFNIFGMIVVYYVVQVKQFSPMKIGIVKNLTERFKRERENN, encoded by the coding sequence ATGGCTCGGTATACTACGAGAGATGACTCTATGAAATTGGAGAGTCCTGACTCTCCCACTTTCGATGCTTCAGCCACCATCGGAACTTTTGTTAAAGAGGCTTCTGAACAAGGTATTCATCTTCGTAAAGCTGGTGTAACTATGGAAAATATCTCAGCTGAAGGCCTTGATTCTACGTTCTTAGAGGGGAAAACCTTTGGTGATATTTTGTGTTTACCGTGGACAATAATCAAAGGTATCCGTGAAAGTAGAAAGCATCATAAGATGAGAACTATTTTAACGAATGTTAGTTTGTTGGCCAAACCGGGAGAGATGGTCCTTGTCCTGGGTAGACCAGGTGCTGGGTGCTCTTCGCTCTTGAAATGTGCTGCTGGGGAGACTAGTCAGTTTGCAGGAGGTGTAACGGGTGATATATCGTACGATGGTATCCCTCAAGAGGAAATGATGAAATGTTATAAATCAGACGTGATTTATAATGGTGAGTTAGATGTTCATTTCCCATACCTAACGGTAAAACAAACTCTAGATTTTGCTATTGCCTGTAAGATGCCTTCAAAGAGGGTTAATGATGTCACTAAGGCTGAATATATCGCTACCAATAGAGATTTCTATGCCACAATGTTTGGCTTGACCCATACCTATGATACAAGGGTCGGTAATGACTTCGTCAGCGGTGTTTCCGGTGGGGAACGCAAACGTGTTTCCATTGCCGAAGCATTAGCAGCGAGAGGTTCAATATACTGCTGGGATAACGCCACAAGAGGTCTCGACGCCTCTACCGCTCTGGAGTATGCTCAAGCTATTCGTGTGAGTACAGACTTGTTGCGGTCGACAGCTCTGATTACACTTTACCAAGCAAGcgaaaatatatatgaaaCTTTTGATAAAGTTACTGTCTTATATGCTGGTAGACAAGTGTTCTACggtaaagtttttgaagctaagaattattttgaaacaatGGGTTACTTGTGTCCTCCAAGACAATCTACCGCCGAATATTTGACAGCTCTTACCGATCCTAATGGCCTGCACAATATACGACCTGGCTATGAGGACCAAATACCACGTACTGCcgatgaatttgaaaaatactgGCTCGCTTCCTCAGAGTGTGTCAGTTTACAACGTGAAATTCAAGAGTATAAACAGGAAGTAGATACCGAAAAGACTAAAGCAATTTACAACGTGTCTATGGAACAAGAGAAATCAAGAGGAGCGAGAAAATCCTCATACTATACAATCTCTTACTGGGAACAAGTCAAACTTTGCACTGTTAGGggttttcaaagaatataCGGTAATAAATCATACACCGTGATCAACACATGCGCTGCCATAGCACAATCGTTTATCACAGGATCACTATTTTACCAGTCATCTCCTTCCACCTTAGGCGCCTTTTCTAGAAGTGGtgttctgtttttttctctacTATATTACTCTCTGATGGGTCTAGCCAGTATTAGTTTCGACCACAGAttaattttaaagaaaCACAAGGTTTATTCTTTATATCATCCATCAGCAGAGGCATTAGCAAGCACGATTTCAACTTTCCCATTTAGGATGATTGGTTTGACCTTCTTCATAATTATCCTTTATTTCTTGGCAGGTTTACACACGAGTGCCGgaagtttttttatgatttatttgtttttgagtATGTGTTCAGAAGCTATAACAGGCTTGTTTCAAATGATTTCGTCCCTATGTGATTCGTTGGCACAGGCCAACTCTATTGCTGGTATTCTGATGTTGTCTATTGCCATGTATTCAACGTACATGATACAATTGCCCTCGATGCATCCATGGTTCAAATGGATCTCATACGTTTTACCCATTAGATATGCATTTGAGTCAATGCTGAATGCAGAATTCCACGGCAGGCGTATGGATTGTGGCGGCACCTTAATTCCTTCAGGTCCcggttttgaaaatgtctCGCCTAATAACCAGGTGTGTGCATTTGTTGGTTCTAGGCCTGGCCAGACCTGGGTACTAGGTGATgattatttgaaagatcAATATGAATATGAGTACAAAAACACCTGGAGAAACTTTGGTATTATGTGGTGTTTTTTGATCGGCTACATCATCTTGAAAGCTCTTTTTactgaattcaaaaatccTGTTAAAGGGGGTGGTGATGCTCTGGTTTTCAAGAAGGGCACAAATATTGGTGTTCATGAATTATCCAGGGGTggtgaaaaagatgaagaaaatctaaATTTGTCTTTAACAGCACAGGATTTAAAGGATATGGTTTCAAGTAGCGGCGCTAACAAACATACACACGCTGAGTTTGATGGTTTGGCCGCTACAGGCGTGTTTATTTGGAAAGATGTCTGTTTGACAATCAAGTATAATAACGGAGAACGTATGCTTTTGGATAACGTAAGCGGTTATTGCGTCCCCGGCACGTTAACTGCATTGATAGGTGAATCTGGTGCTGGTAAAACTACATTACTAAACACTTTGGCCCAAAGGAATGTGGGAATAATCACTGGTGATATTTTGGTTAATGGTCTTCCGATTAACGCAAGTTTTGAAAGGCGTACTGGTTATGTTCAACAGCAGGACCTTCATATCGCAGAACTTACCGTCAAAGAGTCACTGCAATTCAGTGCCCGTATGCGTCGTTCACAATCTGTTACTGACACTGAAAAGATGGAGTATGTCGAAAAGATTATGGACATCCTTGAAATGCAAGGGTTTTCTGAAGCTCTTGTAGGCGAAACCGGTTACGGTTTGAACGTTGAACAGAGAAAGAAGCTGTCAATTGGTGTTGAACTGGTTGGTAAACCAGAcctattgttatttttggaTGAACCAACTTCTGGTTTGGATTCACAGTCTGCATGGGCTATTGTCAAgatgttgaaaagattAGCACTAGCAGGTCAATCGATTCTGTGTACTATACATCAACCCTCAGCTACTCTGTTTGAGCAGTTTGATAgactattactattacgAAAAGGTGGTCAAACAGTCTATTTTGGTGATATAGgtaaaaattcaaatgtAGTACtggaatattttgaaaggAACGGTGCTAGAAAGTGCCAGAAAAGTGAAAACCCAGCTGAGTATATTTTAGAAGCCATTGGCGCCGGGGCTACAGCATCTGTTCAAGAGAATTGGCACGATATATGGAAGACATCACCCGAGATTGCAAAGGTGGATGAAAAAGTTAGCACTATGATTAAGGATTTGTCTTCTACGTCTCAAGACATAGACAAAAACCCTTCCAAGTATGCAACATCGTACACTTATCAATTCAAGCGTGTCTTGGCCAGGTCTAGTTTGACGTTTTGGAGGAACCTAAACTACATTATGGCAAAAATGATGCTGTTGATGGTAAGTGGTCTGTTCATTGGTTTCACCTTTTTCCATGTGGGAAATAGTTACATTGGCTTGCAAAATACTATGTTTGCGTGTTTTATGGCTATTGTTATATCTGCTCCTGCAACTAACCAAATTCAAGATCGCGCCACTGCTGCCAAGGAACTATATGAAGTTCGTGAGTCTAAATCCAACATGTTTCATTGGTCTTTACTATTGATCACTCAGTATTTAAACGAACTGCCTTACCActtattattttcaacaattttttttgtttcgttCTATTTCCCCTTAGGAATCTTTTTCGAGGTGTCTAGGTCTGGTATTGTATACCTAAACTATGCGATAATCTTCCAACTTTACTATGTCGGTCTTGCTTTAATGATTTTGTACGCGTCTCCAAACCTGCAATCTGCTAATGTGATCGTTGGATTccttttatcatttttgcTCTCTTTCTGTGGCGTCGTTCAGCCTGCCTTTTTAATGCCTGGGTTCTGGACGTTTATGTGGAAATTGTCTCCTTACACATActttttacaaaatttcGTTGGTTTAATGATGCATGAGAAACCTGTTAAGTGTTCAGAGAAAGAGCTATCTGTGTTCAACCCTCCGACAGGTCAAACATGTGGTGAATTTACGaaaccatttttcaaatttggaaCTGGGTATATTGCCAACCCAGATGCTACCTCCGATTGTGCATACTGTGTTTATAAAGTTGGTGATGAATACCTAACACATCTTGAGACTACCTATAACCACTTATGGAGAAACTTTGGTTTCATATGGGCTTACATTatctttaatatttttggtATGATAGTAGTTTATTATGTGGTTCAAGTAAAACAATTCTCCCCTATGAAGATCGGTATTGTGAAAAATCTAACAGAGAGATTtaagagagagagagagaatAATTAA
- the AIF1 gene encoding Aif1p, whose translation MTTDTKTIIVVGAGVFGVSAANHLYRELDATTYKIKLITASDYVYFLPSAVRLMISKEYSSSILPLKKVLDDGVQVVKDKVASFNPKDLVLESGEVEKFDVLILATGSKWPDPISSTCEFGDNYKTHFEKEASRIADANHILFIGGGFVNCEIVGELIFKYEDEIRSGKKSISIIHNSDKLLPNSGLYGDTLREKVTNYLADHGIKLYLNTVGSFSSTTPNRIVFGESALEHVDADLIYKGVGISPNVPLNSISNLCDNKGFIQVKRNFQVKAIEEGNIFAIGDVTNFRYHGLFKRDNWIDVLTRNVMGFLNEGSKANLINASSYESGHAPSGVSLGPNVGFGQLPVPLLGTFNLPSFLVARAKSKNLLSDKMESLFKN comes from the coding sequence ATGACTACTGATACGAAGACCAtaattgttgttggtgctGGAGTATTTGGTGTGTCAGCAGCAAACCACTTATATAGGGAGTTGGATGCTACAACGTACAAAATAAAGCTTATCACCGCCTCCGattatgtatattttttacCTTCCGCTGTGCGTTTAATGATATCTAAAGAATATTCTAGTTCAATCCTGCCGCTAAAAAAAGTCCTTGACGATGGAGTTCAGGTAGTAAAGGATAAGGTTGCTAGCTTTAACCCCAAAGACTTGGTTTTGGAGTCAGGAGAGGTAGAAAAATTCGATGTGTTGATCCTTGCAACAGGCTCAAAATGGCCTGATCCAATTAGTTCAACATGTGAGTTCGGAGATAATTATAAAAcgcattttgaaaaagaagccTCTCGAATTGCAGATGCTAATCACATACTTTTCATCGGGGGTGGCTTTGTTAATTGCGAAATAGTTGGTGAATTGATATTTAAATATGAAGATGAGATCAGATCTGGTAAAAAAAGCATTTCCATCATTCACAATTCTGATAAGTTGTTGCCGAATTCAGGCCTATACGGCGATACTTTAAGGGAAAAGGTAACGAATTATCTTGCTGACCACGGTATCAAGCTTTACTTGAACACAGTAGGGAGTTTCTCCAGTACCACACCGAACCGTATTGTTTTTGGCGAGAGCGCATTGGAGCATGTGGATGCAGATTTGATTTATAAAGGTGTTGGAATCTCACCAAACGTTCCATTAAATTCTATTTCAAACCTTTGCGATAATAAAGGCTTTATTCAagtcaaaagaaatttccAGGTTAAAGCcattgaagaaggaaatatTTTTGCAATTGGAGATGTTACAAACTTCAGGTACCATGGGCTATTCAAAAGGGACAATTGGATTGACGTTTTGACACGTAACGTTATGGGCTTTCTGAATGAGGGTTCGAAAGCCAACCTTATCAATGCAAGTTCGTATGAATCAGGACACGCTCCATCTGGTGTTTCACTCGGCCCGAATGTGGGGTTCGGGCAACTACCAGTTCCTTTACTTGGAACCTTTAATTTGCCATCGTTTTTGGTTGCTAGggcaaaatcaaagaatctCCTGAGTGATAAAATGGAATctttatttaaaaattAG